The following proteins are encoded in a genomic region of Streptomyces lunaelactis:
- the mshD gene encoding mycothiol synthase has translation MTIDAAALEPGRQIQTLDELTPEQAQAVLALLGDAARSDGMQAVSEQGRLQLRGGKREGVRHLLLTVGGDLVGYAQLEDTDPVEAPAAELVVHPSQRGRGHGRALGTALLGTSGKRLRVWAHGGKSAARHLAQVLGLTLFRELRQLRRPLSPMDIAEPVFPAGVTVRTFAPGQDDAAWLAVNAAAFAHHPEQGSLTQRDLDDRKAEPWFDPKGFFLAERDGELIGFHWTKVHADEHLGEVYVVGIRPDAQGGGLGKALTAIGLRHLAAEGLPTAMLYVDADNTSAVTMYERLGFVTHEVDLMYRTES, from the coding sequence GCCGTGCTCGCGCTGCTCGGTGACGCCGCCCGGTCCGACGGAATGCAGGCCGTCTCCGAGCAGGGGCGGCTGCAGCTGCGCGGCGGGAAGCGGGAGGGTGTACGGCATCTGCTCCTCACCGTCGGCGGCGATCTCGTCGGGTACGCGCAGCTGGAGGACACCGACCCCGTCGAGGCCCCGGCCGCCGAGCTCGTCGTGCATCCCTCGCAGCGGGGGCGCGGGCACGGGCGGGCGCTGGGGACCGCGTTGCTGGGGACTTCCGGGAAGCGGCTGCGGGTCTGGGCGCACGGCGGGAAGTCCGCGGCGCGGCATCTGGCCCAGGTGCTCGGACTGACCCTCTTCCGTGAACTGCGCCAGCTGCGGCGGCCGTTGAGCCCGATGGACATCGCCGAGCCCGTGTTCCCGGCCGGCGTCACCGTACGCACCTTCGCGCCGGGGCAGGACGACGCCGCCTGGCTCGCCGTGAACGCCGCCGCCTTTGCCCACCACCCCGAGCAGGGTTCACTCACCCAGCGGGACCTCGACGACCGCAAGGCCGAGCCGTGGTTCGACCCCAAGGGCTTCTTCCTCGCCGAGCGCGACGGTGAGCTCATCGGCTTCCACTGGACGAAGGTGCACGCCGATGAGCACCTGGGCGAGGTGTACGTCGTCGGCATCCGCCCGGACGCGCAGGGCGGCGGCCTCGGCAAGGCCCTCACCGCGATCGGCCTGCGCCATCTCGCCGCCGAGGGGCTCCCGACCGCGATGCTCTACGTCGACGCGGACAACACGTCGGCGGTGACGATGTACGAGCGCCTCGGCTTCGTCACGCACGAGGTGGACCTCATGTACCGCACGGAGTCCTGA